The Methanotorris formicicus Mc-S-70 genome has a segment encoding these proteins:
- the fwdD gene encoding tungsten-dependent formylmethanofuran dehydrogenase subunit FwdD, with translation MKFYLNTGRTIWQGEAIEAGKNLDLYVKAAGVCYINEDEMNTLGIKEGDKIKVKSEYGEVVVFAKKATEPMPKGMIYIPMGPWANKVVLPETNSTAMPSYKGPLPVEIEKTEEEFLDMPKLMRTYLE, from the coding sequence ATGAAATTCTACTTAAACACTGGGAGAACAATTTGGCAGGGAGAGGCAATAGAAGCAGGGAAAAATTTGGATTTATATGTTAAAGCAGCAGGAGTTTGTTACATAAATGAAGATGAAATGAATACGTTGGGTATTAAAGAGGGAGACAAAATAAAGGTAAAATCAGAATACGGAGAAGTTGTTGTATTTGCAAAGAAGGCAACAGAACCAATGCCAAAAGGAATGATCTATATTCCAATGGGACCTTGGGCAAACAAAGTTGTCTTACCTGAAACTAACAGCACAGCAATGCCATCATACAAAGGACCTTTACCAGTAGAAATTGAAAAAACTGAAGAAGAATTCTTAGACATGCCAAAATTAATGAGAACATACTTGGAATAA